In a genomic window of Thermodesulfobacteriota bacterium:
- a CDS encoding DNA recombination protein RmuC, whose product MIEAYLTPHNLAVFGAGLVLGALAVVIINLSAKGRARKIAEEIFNESETRKLEELDRIIDGIRDSFGALSHEALSRNSEQFMRLAGESLSKQAELGGKELENKKGMIDQTLAVIRQELERTQTRIIAFEKDREQKYGELASQLGIAAERTAELQATTSRLREALANTKRRGQWGERMAEDILAFIGFKEGVNYHRQKMLAASSAIPDYTFILPDGLKVNMDVKFPLDNYVKFLEAESDAEKSALKSQFIKDVRARVRDVTRREYINPEDNTIDYVIVFIPNEQIYSFVQEHDALILDEALRSKVILCSPITLYAVLAVIRQSVDNFNLKRTTGDILSLYNEFGKQWRAYVECYEKLGKKIADVQSEYDNLKGTRTNMVERPLRKIEALRESQGISGEEPPARHVLKPGDE is encoded by the coding sequence ATGATAGAAGCTTATCTCACACCCCATAACCTCGCGGTATTCGGCGCCGGCCTCGTGCTCGGCGCGCTCGCCGTCGTGATAATAAACCTCTCCGCGAAGGGGAGGGCGAGGAAGATAGCCGAGGAAATATTCAACGAGTCGGAAACCCGGAAGCTGGAAGAGCTCGACCGCATCATCGACGGCATACGCGATTCGTTCGGGGCCCTCTCGCACGAGGCGCTTTCGCGTAACTCGGAGCAGTTCATGAGGCTCGCCGGCGAGTCGCTGTCGAAGCAGGCCGAGCTCGGCGGAAAGGAGCTCGAAAACAAGAAAGGCATGATAGACCAGACCCTCGCCGTCATACGGCAGGAGCTCGAAAGAACGCAAACGAGGATAATCGCCTTCGAAAAGGACAGGGAACAGAAGTACGGCGAGCTCGCGAGCCAGCTAGGGATAGCGGCCGAAAGGACGGCCGAGCTCCAGGCGACGACGAGCCGGCTCCGCGAGGCGCTGGCCAACACGAAGCGCCGCGGCCAGTGGGGCGAGCGCATGGCCGAGGACATACTCGCCTTTATCGGGTTCAAGGAAGGGGTCAACTACCACAGGCAGAAAATGCTCGCCGCCTCGTCGGCCATACCGGATTACACCTTCATCCTCCCCGACGGGCTCAAGGTGAACATGGACGTGAAATTCCCGCTCGACAATTACGTCAAATTCCTCGAGGCCGAATCCGACGCCGAAAAGTCGGCCCTTAAATCCCAATTTATAAAAGACGTCCGGGCGCGCGTCCGCGACGTCACCCGCCGCGAATACATCAATCCCGAGGACAACACGATAGACTACGTCATAGTCTTCATCCCGAACGAGCAGATATACTCGTTCGTCCAGGAGCACGACGCCCTCATACTGGACGAGGCACTCCGGTCGAAGGTCATACTATGCTCGCCGATAACCCTCTACGCCGTCCTCGCCGTCATCAGGCAGTCGGTCGACAACTTCAACCTCAAGCGCACGACGGGCGACATACTGTCGCTATACAACGAATTCGGGAAGCAGTGGCGGGCATACGTCGAGTGCTACGAGAAGCTCGGGAAGAAGATCGCCGACGTGCAGAGCGAATACGATAATCTCAAGGGCACCCGGACCAACATGGTAGAAAGACCGCTCAGGAAAATAGAGGCCCTAAGGGAAAGCCAGGGTATTTCAGGGGAGGAGCCACCGGCGCGGCACGTGCTGAAACCCGGCGACGAATAG
- the recN gene encoding DNA repair protein RecN, translating into MLLGLTLRNFTIIDDISVSFGPGLNIITGETGAGKSVIIDALGIILGGKASAGDIKTGKDEAHLEALFEIPSASETAAVLEAAGVDVSGGELLVKRIIPRRGRPRSFINGGIATLRMVEDAASGLVDIFGQHEHQVLLKEENHLRVVDEAGGLADLAAGVKELYRKYRSLESGIAKLSEDEKTLAQREDFLRFQCAEIDDALLREGEDDELEEEKKRLLNSERLLSAAEGAYGKIYESEGSILGALARISSDLGDASRIDPSLSAPAEAVENAVIQLEDAAAGLRDYVSGLEFPEGRLEVVEDRLQEIGTLKRKYGDTIEDILGKRRELGAELGRTANFEEELSRLRAESASVKKELDELARDLSARRKEAASGLVKTVEKELREVGIKSARFSMPFAEKPVSEDGADSAAFMFSANPDEDLKPLVKVASGGELSRIMLVLREAASKSGGGSVVIFDEADSGVGGAVAETVGKKIHALSRRTQVICITHLPQVAKFADSHLAVAKSVEGGKTKVVIQALGREERVKELARMIGGVNITQKTLDAAHEMLGG; encoded by the coding sequence ATGCTGCTCGGACTCACGCTCAGGAACTTTACCATCATCGACGACATATCCGTCTCGTTCGGCCCCGGTCTCAACATTATCACCGGCGAAACGGGGGCGGGTAAGTCCGTCATCATAGACGCGCTCGGCATAATACTCGGCGGGAAGGCCTCGGCCGGGGACATCAAGACGGGGAAGGACGAGGCCCACCTCGAAGCCCTTTTCGAAATTCCGTCCGCGAGCGAAACCGCCGCCGTGCTCGAGGCCGCCGGCGTTGACGTATCCGGGGGCGAGCTCCTCGTAAAGCGCATCATTCCCCGCAGGGGCAGGCCGCGCTCGTTTATCAACGGCGGCATCGCGACGCTCCGCATGGTCGAGGACGCTGCCTCGGGGCTGGTGGACATATTCGGCCAGCACGAGCACCAGGTGCTCCTTAAAGAAGAGAACCACCTCCGGGTCGTGGACGAGGCCGGGGGACTCGCCGATCTCGCGGCGGGCGTAAAAGAGCTCTACCGCAAGTACAGGTCTCTCGAATCCGGGATCGCGAAGCTCTCGGAAGACGAGAAAACCCTCGCGCAGCGCGAAGACTTCCTAAGGTTCCAGTGCGCCGAGATTGACGACGCGCTCCTCCGTGAAGGCGAGGACGACGAGCTCGAAGAGGAGAAGAAAAGGCTCCTCAACTCCGAACGGCTTTTGTCGGCGGCGGAGGGGGCCTACGGCAAAATCTACGAGAGCGAGGGTTCGATACTGGGCGCTCTGGCCAGGATATCGTCCGACCTCGGCGACGCTTCGCGTATAGACCCGTCCCTCTCGGCCCCGGCCGAGGCGGTCGAGAACGCGGTCATACAGCTCGAAGACGCCGCCGCCGGTCTCCGGGACTACGTCTCGGGCCTCGAATTCCCCGAGGGGCGGCTCGAAGTCGTCGAGGACAGGCTCCAGGAGATCGGCACGCTCAAGAGAAAGTACGGCGACACGATAGAAGATATACTCGGGAAAAGGCGGGAGCTCGGGGCCGAGCTCGGGCGGACGGCCAACTTCGAGGAAGAGCTCTCACGGCTCCGGGCCGAGTCGGCGTCCGTCAAAAAGGAGCTCGACGAGCTGGCGCGGGATCTCTCCGCCAGGCGAAAGGAGGCGGCCTCGGGGCTCGTGAAGACGGTCGAAAAGGAGCTCAGGGAGGTCGGCATAAAGAGCGCACGATTCTCGATGCCGTTTGCGGAAAAACCGGTCTCCGAGGACGGCGCCGATTCGGCGGCGTTCATGTTCTCGGCCAACCCGGACGAGGATTTAAAGCCGCTCGTAAAAGTGGCCTCGGGGGGAGAGCTGTCGCGCATAATGCTCGTCCTCCGCGAAGCCGCTTCGAAGTCGGGCGGCGGCTCGGTCGTGATATTCGACGAGGCCGACTCGGGCGTGGGCGGCGCGGTCGCCGAGACGGTCGGCAAAAAAATACACGCCCTCTCGCGGCGCACCCAGGTGATATGCATAACGCACCTCCCCCAGGTCGCCAAGTTCGCCGACTCGCACCTTGCCGTCGCGAAGTCCGTCGAGGGCGGAAAGACGAAGGTCGTCATACAGGCGCTGGGCCGCGAGGAGCGCGTGAAGGAGCTCGCCCGTATGATAGGCGGCGTCAACATCACGCAGAAAACCCTCGACGCCGCGCACGAAATGCTGGGCGGATAA
- a CDS encoding sigma-70 family RNA polymerase sigma factor, whose protein sequence is MRQARLKSKSLTVSDLPKSRVGSISKKKDKGAEKFEDSAAFEAYTEEADSSQQEEFLLELDEKVLADISEAEMELKDEDSEEDDSGEEGGKQFTPDEEFRLLQVYFKEMGMEPLLTPKEEIEVSAKIKRCEARAAEVKTVLDVLFQKKLEKTLGRSVRNAEGIKAGRAAGDPKAVKNLRLRVRKLDGDTARKSIKRSTTLSKAYLLRARRFKERFIKANLRLVVSITKRYMSRGLPLPDLIQEGNVGLMRAVERFDHTKGYKFSTYASWWIHQAISRSLLDQTRTIRVPVYVLEQATKVHRVSSAMNKEMGRKPLPEEISRKTGISVEGVKRVLEATKEVVQLDSPVLDGEKSTLLDFIPDDVTGTPDYAVAKATLTTKIKDALSTLTPREEQILKMRFGIGFEATFTLDEIGKHFRLTRERIRQIEKRALEKLEGSDVGAILKSFIE, encoded by the coding sequence ATGCGACAGGCAAGATTAAAGAGTAAATCCCTTACTGTGTCCGATCTCCCGAAATCGAGGGTAGGTTCCATTTCCAAGAAGAAGGACAAGGGCGCGGAAAAGTTCGAGGACTCGGCTGCGTTCGAGGCCTACACCGAAGAAGCGGACTCCTCGCAGCAGGAAGAATTCCTGCTCGAGCTCGACGAAAAAGTCCTGGCCGACATATCCGAGGCCGAGATGGAGCTTAAGGACGAAGATTCCGAAGAGGACGATTCGGGCGAAGAGGGCGGAAAACAGTTCACTCCCGACGAGGAATTCAGGCTCCTCCAGGTTTACTTCAAGGAAATGGGCATGGAGCCGCTCCTCACCCCGAAGGAAGAGATAGAGGTCTCGGCCAAGATAAAACGCTGCGAGGCGAGGGCGGCCGAGGTGAAAACCGTGCTCGACGTTCTCTTCCAGAAGAAGCTCGAAAAGACGCTCGGCCGGAGCGTCCGGAACGCCGAGGGCATTAAAGCCGGCAGGGCCGCGGGCGACCCCAAGGCCGTCAAGAACCTCCGTCTTCGCGTGCGGAAGCTCGACGGCGACACGGCGAGGAAGAGCATAAAACGCTCGACGACGCTTTCCAAGGCCTATCTCCTTCGCGCGAGGCGGTTTAAAGAAAGGTTCATAAAGGCGAACCTCCGGCTCGTCGTAAGCATAACCAAGCGCTACATGAGCCGCGGGCTCCCGCTCCCCGACCTTATCCAGGAAGGCAACGTCGGCCTCATGCGCGCCGTCGAAAGATTCGATCACACGAAAGGCTACAAGTTCTCGACGTACGCCTCGTGGTGGATCCACCAGGCCATCTCGCGCTCGCTCCTCGACCAGACGAGGACCATACGCGTTCCCGTCTACGTGCTGGAGCAGGCGACCAAGGTGCACAGGGTAAGCTCCGCCATGAATAAAGAGATGGGCCGGAAGCCCCTCCCCGAAGAAATTTCCCGCAAAACGGGTATCTCGGTCGAGGGCGTAAAGCGCGTGCTCGAAGCCACGAAAGAGGTCGTCCAGCTCGACTCGCCCGTTCTCGACGGCGAGAAATCGACGCTCCTCGACTTCATCCCCGACGACGTAACCGGCACCCCGGACTACGCCGTCGCCAAGGCGACCCTCACCACCAAGATAAAGGACGCCCTCTCGACGCTCACGCCGAGGGAGGAGCAGATTCTAAAGATGAGGTTCGGGATAGGGTTCGAGGCGACGTTTACTCTCGACGAGATAGGCAAGCACTTCAGGCTCACGAGGGAGCGCATAAGGCAGATCGAAAAGCGCGCGCTCGAAAAGCTCGAAGGCTCGGACGTGGGGGCGATACTTAAAAGCTTTATCGAGTAG
- a CDS encoding glutamate-5-semialdehyde dehydrogenase, whose protein sequence is MSEITTKNKSKDTRISTLLREIAEKAKNASQKLARTSTKSRNAALLGMARGLVDNAPYILEENARDLADAEAKHLSLAMTDRLRLDDARIEKIALGLKEVAALPDPVGEVVRMWRRPNGLQVGRMRIPLGVIAIIYESRPNVTADAAGLCVKSGNAVILRGGSETIRTNIAIGGVLRRAAREAGIPEDSVQIIPVTDRDAVLEMLGLEEYIDLVIPRGGEGLIRFVAENSRIPVLKHYKGVCHIFVDASADEDMAESICLNAKVSRPGVCNALETLLVHESIAPGFLPRMARAYEAAGVELRGCAATKAIVPGVKEATEADWYEEYLDLILSVKVVSGLEEAIAHIEKYGSMHTESIITQDYGNARAFVDGVNSSAVMVNASTRFADGFELGLGAEIGISTSRLHAFGPMGLEELTTTKFIVFGEGQVRE, encoded by the coding sequence ATGTCTGAGATTACAACGAAAAATAAATCTAAAGATACTCGAATATCGACCCTCCTGAGAGAAATCGCCGAAAAGGCCAAAAACGCTTCGCAAAAGCTCGCAAGAACAAGCACAAAATCACGTAATGCAGCCCTTCTGGGGATGGCCCGGGGGCTCGTGGACAACGCCCCCTACATACTCGAAGAAAACGCCCGGGACCTTGCCGACGCCGAGGCGAAACATCTCTCGCTCGCCATGACGGACAGGCTAAGGCTCGACGATGCGCGTATCGAAAAGATAGCGCTGGGCCTGAAAGAAGTCGCTGCGCTTCCCGACCCGGTCGGCGAGGTCGTCCGCATGTGGCGCCGCCCGAACGGGCTCCAGGTCGGGCGCATGCGCATTCCCCTCGGTGTAATCGCCATAATCTACGAATCGCGGCCCAACGTCACGGCCGACGCCGCCGGGCTCTGCGTAAAATCGGGCAACGCCGTCATACTTCGCGGCGGCTCCGAAACCATCCGCACCAATATCGCGATAGGCGGGGTCCTCAGGCGCGCGGCCCGCGAGGCCGGCATTCCCGAGGACTCCGTACAGATCATCCCCGTAACCGACCGCGACGCGGTTTTGGAAATGCTCGGGCTCGAAGAGTACATCGACCTCGTCATCCCCAGGGGAGGCGAGGGGCTCATAAGATTCGTCGCGGAGAATTCCAGAATACCGGTGCTCAAGCACTATAAAGGCGTCTGCCACATATTCGTGGACGCAAGCGCCGACGAGGACATGGCCGAAAGCATATGCCTCAACGCCAAGGTCTCCCGCCCGGGCGTATGCAACGCCCTCGAAACCCTCCTGGTTCACGAAAGCATAGCGCCGGGTTTTCTGCCGCGGATGGCCCGTGCGTACGAGGCGGCGGGGGTCGAGCTCAGGGGATGCGCGGCGACCAAGGCGATAGTACCGGGGGTAAAGGAAGCGACAGAGGCCGACTGGTACGAGGAATACCTCGATCTCATCCTCAGCGTCAAAGTCGTCTCCGGCCTCGAAGAAGCCATAGCTCACATCGAAAAATACGGCTCAATGCACACCGAATCGATAATCACCCAGGATTACGGCAACGCGCGCGCGTTCGTCGACGGCGTCAATTCCTCCGCCGTCATGGTCAACGCATCCACGCGTTTCGCGGACGGGTTCGAGCTCGGTTTAGGCGCCGAGATAGGCATCAGCACGTCCCGCCTTCACGCATTCGGACCAATGGGCCTCGAGGAGCTGACCACGACCAAGTTCATTGTATTCGGCGAAGGTCAGGTCAGAGAGTAG
- a CDS encoding SDR family oxidoreductase, which produces MGKRILVTGGAGFIGSHLCDRLVSEGNEVICVDNFFTGRKDNIKHLLPNPAFEVIRHDICFPLYVEVDEIYNLACPASPVHYQYDPVQTTKVNVSGSINMLGLAKRLRIKIFQASTSEVYGDPAVHPQPEWYWGNVNPIGPRACYDEGKRCAETLFFDYHRQHRLDVKVLRIFNTYGPRMLANDGRVVSNIIVQALRGEDVTIYGDGSQTRSFCYVDDTVEAIIRMMATENGFTGPVNAGNPDEVTIRRLAEKIVELTGSRSKIVSCDLPHDDPKRRKPDITLAMDRLGWRPTLGLDEGLGRTIDYFRESLGAE; this is translated from the coding sequence ATGGGCAAAAGGATACTTGTGACGGGAGGGGCCGGTTTCATCGGCTCCCACCTCTGCGACAGGCTCGTCTCCGAGGGCAACGAGGTCATCTGCGTCGATAATTTCTTCACGGGCCGGAAGGACAACATCAAGCACCTCCTGCCGAACCCCGCGTTCGAGGTCATACGCCACGACATCTGCTTCCCTCTCTACGTCGAGGTGGACGAGATATACAACCTCGCCTGTCCCGCGTCGCCCGTCCACTACCAGTACGACCCTGTGCAGACGACCAAGGTCAACGTCTCGGGCTCGATAAACATGCTCGGGCTCGCCAAGCGCCTCCGGATAAAGATTTTCCAGGCCTCGACGAGCGAGGTCTACGGCGATCCGGCCGTCCACCCGCAGCCCGAATGGTACTGGGGCAACGTGAACCCCATAGGCCCCCGCGCATGCTACGACGAGGGCAAGCGCTGCGCCGAGACGCTCTTTTTCGATTACCACCGCCAGCACAGGCTCGACGTCAAGGTCCTCAGGATATTCAACACCTACGGGCCGCGCATGCTCGCCAACGACGGCAGGGTGGTCAGCAACATCATCGTGCAGGCCCTCCGCGGCGAGGACGTCACGATCTACGGCGACGGCTCGCAGACGCGCTCGTTCTGCTACGTGGACGATACCGTCGAGGCCATTATAAGGATGATGGCGACGGAAAACGGGTTCACCGGGCCTGTCAACGCCGGCAACCCGGACGAAGTAACAATAAGACGGCTCGCCGAAAAGATAGTGGAGCTCACGGGCTCACGGTCGAAGATCGTCTCCTGCGATCTTCCTCACGACGACCCCAAGCGGAGAAAACCCGACATCACGCTGGCAATGGACAGGCTCGGCTGGAGGCCGACCCTCGGACTCGACGAGGGGCTCGGCCGAACGATAGATTATTTCAGGGAATCTCTCGGCGCGGAGTAG
- the cysC gene encoding adenylyl-sulfate kinase: MERFIIPHDHEITKEDRRNLNGHGSVILWFTGLPSSGKSTLANEIEKKLISTGARTFILDGDNVRMGLCKDLGFSEEDRAENIRRIGEVSKLFVHAGMIVLSAFVSPYRRDRDAVRALVEDGEFVEVYVDAPLEVCEGRDVKGLYKKAREGVIKGFTGIDDPYEAPLNPEITIKTAETGLDEGAEIVISYLRDKNVLKG; this comes from the coding sequence ATGGAGAGATTTATAATTCCCCACGACCACGAAATAACCAAGGAAGACAGGCGAAACCTTAACGGCCACGGCTCCGTCATACTGTGGTTCACCGGGCTTCCGAGCTCGGGCAAATCGACGCTTGCGAACGAAATCGAAAAGAAGCTCATATCCACCGGCGCAAGGACGTTCATACTCGACGGCGATAACGTAAGAATGGGGCTCTGCAAGGACCTCGGCTTCTCCGAAGAGGACAGGGCCGAGAACATCCGCCGCATCGGCGAGGTGTCCAAGCTCTTCGTTCACGCCGGCATGATAGTGCTTTCGGCTTTCGTCTCCCCCTACAGGCGCGACAGGGACGCCGTAAGGGCGCTCGTCGAGGACGGCGAGTTCGTCGAGGTATACGTAGACGCGCCGCTCGAAGTGTGCGAGGGCAGGGACGTAAAAGGACTTTACAAGAAGGCGCGCGAGGGCGTCATAAAGGGCTTTACAGGCATCGACGATCCCTACGAGGCCCCTCTCAATCCCGAGATAACGATAAAGACGGCCGAGACCGGCCTCGACGAGGGCGCCGAAATCGTTATATCCTATCTCAGGGACAAGAACGTGCTCAAGGGCTGA
- a CDS encoding DUF5989 family protein has product MSFLKGLTNRMGIAGELLQFFIQNKWWWITPMLLILLLFGLLIVFAQSSAVAPFIYTLF; this is encoded by the coding sequence ATGTCCTTTTTGAAAGGCCTTACGAACAGGATGGGTATCGCGGGCGAGCTGCTCCAGTTCTTCATACAGAACAAGTGGTGGTGGATCACCCCCATGCTCCTCATCCTGCTTCTGTTCGGGCTGCTGATAGTTTTCGCGCAGAGCTCAGCCGTAGCTCCGTTCATATACACCCTTTTTTAA
- a CDS encoding carbamoyltransferase produces MNILGISCYFHDAAAALLKDGVLVAAAEEERFTRIKHDFEFPEMAIEFCLETGGIEADDVDYVMFFEKPFVKFERLLLCTMQTFPRSMKLFREAMVTWLGDKLWVKHLLLNKLGIPPEKILFSEHHLSHAASAFFCSPYEEAAILTVDGVGEWTTAALGVGKGTDLKLIKEIRFPHSLGLLYSAFTAFLGFEVNEGEYKVMGMAPFGRPLYVDKVYELIRVDDDGGFELDMDYFSFHYSSEKTFNKKFEKLFGTPRDPKAHFFTPGSGYPSYFGEKPANFEEVGKQNQYYADIAASIQVVVEEIMVKMANYAYRETGMKNLCMAGGVALNSVANRKVLAQTPFDEIYIQPAAGDGGAAVGAALYGYHTLLGNPRKFVMEHAYWGQEHSAADTEEFLKENNIPYERIEDDEKLIERVASLLADGKVVGWHQGRFEWGPRALGNRSILANPGRHDMKDIVNVKIKFREPFRPFAPSVLEERAHEYFDLEHPEKHYPARFMLYVTNVYEDKRDKLPAITHVDGTGRLQTVKKELNPKYYRLIEAVGDATGTPVVLNTSFNLKGEPIVNTPAEAYSSFSKSGMDALVLGNYLVVKKDSEQEQ; encoded by the coding sequence ATGAACATATTAGGTATATCCTGTTATTTTCACGACGCCGCTGCAGCCCTTCTGAAAGACGGCGTGCTCGTCGCGGCTGCGGAGGAAGAGCGCTTCACGCGCATAAAGCACGACTTCGAATTCCCCGAGATGGCCATAGAGTTCTGCCTCGAAACGGGCGGCATAGAGGCCGACGACGTCGACTACGTCATGTTCTTCGAAAAGCCGTTTGTAAAGTTCGAACGGCTCCTTCTCTGCACGATGCAGACGTTCCCCCGCTCTATGAAGCTCTTCCGCGAGGCGATGGTAACGTGGCTCGGCGACAAGCTCTGGGTAAAGCATCTCCTCCTCAATAAGCTCGGCATCCCGCCCGAGAAGATTCTCTTCAGCGAGCACCACCTGTCGCACGCGGCGAGCGCGTTCTTCTGCTCGCCCTACGAAGAGGCCGCTATTCTCACGGTGGACGGCGTCGGCGAATGGACCACGGCGGCGCTCGGCGTCGGCAAGGGGACGGACCTCAAGCTCATAAAGGAAATAAGGTTCCCGCACTCGCTCGGCCTCCTTTACAGCGCATTCACGGCCTTTCTCGGGTTCGAGGTGAACGAGGGCGAATATAAAGTCATGGGCATGGCCCCCTTCGGAAGGCCGCTCTACGTAGACAAGGTCTACGAGCTCATCCGCGTCGACGACGACGGCGGCTTCGAGCTCGACATGGACTATTTCTCGTTCCACTATTCCTCCGAAAAAACCTTCAACAAGAAATTCGAAAAGCTCTTCGGCACGCCGCGCGACCCGAAGGCGCACTTCTTCACCCCCGGGAGCGGCTACCCGTCGTACTTCGGCGAAAAGCCCGCCAACTTCGAGGAGGTCGGAAAACAAAACCAGTACTACGCCGACATCGCCGCGAGCATACAGGTCGTCGTCGAGGAGATAATGGTCAAGATGGCCAACTACGCCTACAGGGAAACGGGCATGAAGAACCTCTGCATGGCGGGCGGCGTCGCACTCAACAGCGTAGCCAACAGGAAGGTCCTGGCCCAGACGCCCTTCGACGAGATTTATATCCAGCCCGCCGCGGGCGACGGCGGCGCGGCCGTGGGCGCTGCGCTCTACGGATACCACACGCTCCTCGGCAACCCCCGCAAGTTCGTCATGGAGCACGCCTACTGGGGGCAGGAGCACTCCGCCGCCGACACAGAGGAATTTTTAAAGGAGAACAACATCCCCTACGAGCGCATCGAGGACGACGAAAAGCTCATAGAGCGCGTAGCGTCTCTTCTTGCCGACGGGAAGGTCGTCGGCTGGCACCAGGGCCGCTTCGAGTGGGGCCCGCGCGCCCTCGGCAACAGGAGCATCCTCGCCAACCCCGGAAGGCACGACATGAAGGACATCGTCAACGTGAAGATAAAATTCAGGGAGCCCTTCCGCCCCTTCGCGCCGTCCGTCCTCGAGGAAAGGGCGCACGAGTACTTCGACCTCGAACACCCGGAAAAGCACTACCCGGCCCGCTTCATGCTCTACGTGACGAACGTCTACGAGGACAAGCGCGACAAGCTCCCGGCGATAACGCACGTGGACGGCACCGGCAGGCTCCAGACTGTAAAGAAGGAGCTCAACCCTAAATACTACAGGCTTATAGAGGCCGTCGGCGACGCGACGGGAACGCCGGTCGTCCTGAACACGTCCTTTAACCTAAAGGGCGAGCCCATAGTGAACACGCCGGCCGAGGCCTACAGCTCCTTCAGCAAGAGCGGCATGGACGCGCTGGTGCTGGGGAACTACCTCGTCGTGAAGAAGGACTCCGAGCAGGAGCAGTGA